In the genome of Raphanus sativus cultivar WK10039 chromosome 4, ASM80110v3, whole genome shotgun sequence, one region contains:
- the LOC108850621 gene encoding uncharacterized protein LOC108850621, with protein MSLAMDKALMALSLEEEDTPFAMPELPEFSSAEENKLSLIGRILNPHCQKMPGLIMRMPRKWEKEGRKGVHTFNEWVIVVERWVENPPGDYLHYVLIWVQISNIPVNCYTTEALTALGDLVGKTVVVAYDPSKPITQDFIRVQVKFNVANPLRRSKTITIKGKPTDIFFHYERVQKRCFHCQRLNHEKDYCPLVIKQRQEDSRLRREKMTESLKKKQTTIPEEDILFGIIDESLMGTDPVTGRSKIANDVLEEMRKYLKADTGGSHATKVDRIQQSLREVSKNPMSQRSILRLEAPPVITTDLNMGKGLVFDYIDNSEGARALSTHITSGKLLADSSKAYSIASLRSDPVQRCLLEEKGSAESFNDRLSDFPTVFRAGSFAPCSSGIVKRRPVIRRRPPKAVREQRKREATRRDEGVEKGRREGKHIVGSKKRKCSDEKEEKSSTSTKAVCLKVVPKEGLPNVQ; from the exons ATGTCGTTGGCCATGGATAAAGCACTGATGGCTTTGTCATTGGAGGAAGAAGACACTCCATTCGCAATGCCAGAGTTACCAGAGTTCAGTTCAGCAGAGGAAAACAAGCTCAGTCTGATTGGTAGGATTCTCAACCCTCATTGTCAAAAGATGCCGGGTCTGATAATGAGAATGCCGAGGAAGTGGGAGAAGGAAGGGCGA AAAGGGGTGCACACATTCAATGAGTGGGTGATAGTAGTGGAAAGGTGGGTGGAAAACCCACCAGGAGACTATCTGCATTATGTACTGATTTGGGTTCAAATAAGCAACATTCCGGTCAACTGCTACACTACTGAAGCACTTACAGCTCTTGGAGACCTTGTGGGGAAGACGGTGGTGGTAGCTTATGACCCATCCAAGCCGATAACACAAGACTTCATCAGAGTTCAGGTGAAGTTCAACGTAGCAAATCCTCTCAGAAGGTCAAAGACGATCACAATCAAAGGAAAGCCAACAGATATTTTCTTTCATTATGAGAGAGTTCAAAAACGGTGTTTTCACTGTCAAAGGCTCAATCATGAGAAGGACTACTGTCCTTTGGTGATTAAACAGAGACAAGAGGATTCTAGGCTGAGAAGAGAAAAGATGACAGAaagcttgaagaagaagcaaactaccataccagaagaAGACATACTGTTTGGTATCATTGATGAGTCTTTGATGGGGACAGACCCGGTGACTGGAAGAAGCAAGATTGCAAATGATGTACTTGAGGAGATGAGGAAGTACTTGAAGGCTGATACTGGAGGTAGTCATGCGACTAAAGTGGATAGAATTCAACAATCTCTAAGGGAGGTGTCGAAAAACCCTATGTCTCAAAGATCAATCCTGAGATTGGAAGCTCCTCCGGTGATCACGACTGATCTTAACATGGGTAAAGGACTGGTTTTCGACTACATTGACAACTCCGAAGGTGCAAGAGCTTTGAGTACACACATCACCTCTGGGAAACTCCTAGCGGACTCCTCTAAAGCGTACTCCATTGCATCGTTGCGTTCTGATCCTGTGCAGAGATGTTTGCTTGAGGAGAAAGGCTCTGCTGAAAGCTTTAATGATCGTCTCTCTGACTTTCCTACGGTATTCAGGGCTGGCTCTTTTGCTCCCTGTTCTTCCGGGATAGTAAAGAGAAGGCCAGTTATCAGAAGAAGACCTCCTAAAGCAGTGAGAGAACAAAGGAAAAGAGAAGCTACAAGGAGAGATGAAGGCGTTGAGAAAGGCAGAAGGGAAGGAAAACATATAGTTGGAAGTAAGAAGAGGAAGTGTTCAGATGAGAAGGAAGAAAAGTCATCCACATCAACTAAGGCAGTGTGCCTAAAGGTGGTCCCAAAAGAGGGACTGCCGAATGTCCAATGA
- the LOC130510687 gene encoding uncharacterized protein LOC130510687, which produces MRILKTQRSSRGGRRNSKKLGSRRSDVSSRASILRNCSGNSVDKFSEKLQALKSLLPPSETNKTDHNHHVEKKPNSGDTEQLFQETADYIVRLRNQVVVLQKLIEIYGSSPASDQTEDFVL; this is translated from the coding sequence ATGAGAATCTTGAAGACTCAAAGATCCtcgagaggaggaagaagaaacagcAAGAAACTAGGAAGCAGAAGATCAGATGTTTCTTCACGAGCCAGCATTCTCAGGAACTGCTCTGGAAACAGCGTAGATAAGTTCTCCGAGAAGCTTCAGGCGCTTAAGAGTCTTCTTCCTCCGTCAGAGACGAACAAAACGGACCACAATCATCACGTGGAGAAGAAACCAAATAGTGGAGATACGGAACAGCTGTTTCAAGAAACGGCGGATTACATCGTCAGGCTTAGGAACCAAGTCGTCGTGTTGCAAAAGCTAATCGAGATATATGGATCATCACCAGCCTCTGATCAGACGGAAGACTTTGTTTTATAa